A genomic stretch from Nocardia wallacei includes:
- a CDS encoding MDR family MFS transporter, which produces MSAEKTDHPTGRRTPPVIRLLVLATFTVILNETIMINAIPRLMSDLHVSERSAQWVSTAFMLTMAAVIPVTGWFLQRVTTRRAYAIAMGVFLAGTALSAVAPTFEVLLLGRIVQAGGTAVMMPLLMTTLMTVVPEHDRGRVMGNVTLAISVAPAMGPVISGLVLQIASWRWLFVLVLPIAGIVTWFGLRQLENVGEPETGAIDWFSVALSALGFGGLVYGLSRFETHNVATPAVIVVAGLAVIALFVLRQLRLQRTGVPLLDMRVLRSGTYAKALTLMAVAFLAMLGSMILLPLYLQNLRELSPLQTGLLVMPGGLAMGLLGPSIGRLYDRFGGRLLVIPGSIGVAAALAGFTQISLTMPYWALLGLHILLMVSLAASFTPVFTLGLGALPAHLYSHGSSMLGTLQQVAAALGTALVVTVMTARSTALVADGTDPITANLDGMKLAFAVSAALALIVIVMAVLLPNRSTAPEQAQEREAELVHS; this is translated from the coding sequence ATGTCCGCCGAGAAAACCGATCACCCGACCGGGCGGCGGACACCGCCAGTCATCAGATTACTGGTGCTCGCGACCTTCACGGTGATCCTCAACGAGACCATCATGATCAACGCGATCCCGCGGCTGATGAGCGATCTGCACGTCAGCGAGCGGTCGGCGCAGTGGGTGTCCACCGCGTTCATGCTCACCATGGCGGCGGTCATCCCGGTCACCGGATGGTTCCTGCAGCGGGTCACCACCCGGCGCGCCTACGCCATCGCGATGGGCGTGTTCCTCGCCGGTACCGCGCTGTCGGCCGTCGCACCGACGTTCGAGGTACTGCTGCTCGGCCGGATCGTCCAGGCGGGCGGCACCGCGGTGATGATGCCGCTGCTGATGACCACGCTGATGACGGTGGTGCCCGAACACGACCGCGGCCGCGTCATGGGCAACGTCACCCTGGCCATCTCGGTGGCACCGGCCATGGGCCCGGTCATCTCCGGTCTGGTCCTGCAGATCGCTTCGTGGCGTTGGCTTTTCGTGCTGGTGCTGCCGATCGCGGGCATCGTGACGTGGTTCGGGCTGCGGCAGCTGGAGAATGTCGGCGAACCGGAGACGGGCGCGATCGACTGGTTCAGCGTGGCGCTCTCGGCCCTGGGCTTCGGCGGGCTCGTGTACGGCCTGAGCCGATTCGAGACTCACAACGTCGCTACCCCCGCGGTGATCGTCGTGGCCGGACTGGCCGTGATCGCGCTGTTCGTCCTGCGTCAGCTGCGTCTGCAGCGCACCGGTGTGCCGCTGCTCGACATGCGGGTGCTGCGCTCGGGCACCTACGCCAAGGCGCTGACCCTCATGGCGGTGGCGTTCCTGGCGATGCTCGGCTCGATGATCCTGCTCCCCCTGTATCTGCAGAACCTGCGCGAACTGAGCCCGCTGCAGACGGGCCTGCTGGTGATGCCGGGCGGCCTGGCGATGGGCCTGCTCGGCCCGAGCATCGGCCGGTTGTACGACCGGTTCGGCGGTCGGCTGCTGGTCATCCCCGGTTCGATCGGCGTCGCCGCCGCGCTGGCCGGCTTCACCCAGATCTCGCTGACCATGCCGTACTGGGCGCTGCTGGGCCTGCACATACTGCTGATGGTGTCGCTGGCCGCTTCGTTCACGCCGGTGTTCACCCTGGGCCTGGGCGCGCTGCCCGCGCACCTGTACTCCCACGGCAGCTCCATGCTCGGCACGCTGCAGCAGGTCGCCGCGGCGCTGGGCACCGCCCTGGTCGTGACGGTCATGACCGCCCGCAGCACCGCCCTGGTCGCCGACGGCACCGACCCGATCACCGCGAACCTCGACGGCATGAAACTGGCCTTCGCCGTCTCCGCCGCCCTGGCCCTGATCGTGATCGTCATGGCGGTTCTGCTCCCCAACCGCTCCACTGCTCCGGAGCAGGCGCAAGAGCGCGAGGCGGAGCTGGTCCACAGCTGA
- a CDS encoding Ppx/GppA phosphatase family protein, with product MSDRVAAVDCGTNSIRLLIAEVGADKRLTDVHREMRIVRLGQGVDATGELHPEAIERTRVALHDYVDRMVDAGVTRVRMVATSATRDARNRDDFFAMAATELGRVVPGAQAEVITGDEEARLSFAGSVDELSSAEGPFVVVDLGGGSTEVVLGDSTGVESAYSADIGCVRITERCLRGNPPTPEEVASARFFASQRLAQAFGVVPVERARTWVGVAGTMTTLAAVALDLPEYDSEQVHLTRMSLEQVRAVCNRLIAMNHDERAALGPMHPGRVDVIGGGAVIAEVLADELARRAGIAELIVSEHDILDGIAASVA from the coding sequence ATGAGTGACCGGGTGGCCGCCGTCGATTGCGGCACGAATTCGATCCGGTTGCTGATCGCGGAGGTCGGCGCCGACAAGCGTCTGACCGACGTGCACCGCGAGATGCGGATCGTGCGGCTCGGCCAAGGGGTCGACGCCACCGGCGAACTGCACCCGGAGGCGATCGAGCGGACCCGGGTGGCGCTGCACGACTACGTGGACCGGATGGTGGACGCCGGTGTCACGCGGGTGCGCATGGTTGCCACCTCCGCCACCCGCGACGCCCGCAATCGCGACGACTTCTTCGCCATGGCCGCAACGGAATTGGGCCGCGTGGTGCCCGGCGCGCAGGCGGAGGTGATCACCGGCGACGAGGAGGCCCGGCTGTCGTTCGCCGGTTCGGTCGACGAATTGTCCAGTGCCGAGGGGCCGTTCGTCGTCGTGGATCTCGGCGGCGGGTCCACCGAAGTGGTGCTGGGCGACAGCACGGGAGTGGAGTCGGCGTACTCCGCCGACATCGGCTGCGTGCGGATCACCGAGCGCTGCCTGCGCGGTAACCCGCCCACCCCCGAAGAGGTCGCCTCCGCACGGTTTTTCGCCTCTCAGCGGCTGGCACAGGCGTTCGGGGTGGTGCCGGTGGAGCGGGCGCGCACCTGGGTCGGCGTCGCGGGCACCATGACCACGCTCGCCGCCGTGGCGCTCGACCTGCCCGAATACGATTCGGAGCAGGTGCATCTCACCCGCATGAGCCTGGAACAGGTACGGGCCGTGTGCAATCGGCTGATCGCCATGAACCATGACGAGCGTGCCGCACTGGGGCCGATGCATCCCGGCCGCGTCGATGTGATCGGCGGTGGCGCCGTCATCGCCGAGGTGCTCGCCGACGAGCTGGCCCGCCGGGCGGGCATCGCCGAGCTGATCGTCAGCGAACACGACATCCTCGACGGCATCGCCGCGTCGGTCGCCTGA
- a CDS encoding lytic transglycosylase domain-containing protein: MRPKKAGARTARKVRAVLIGVVAAAVVLSGCGEVEHLPPIPEGIPPGVGTPVPPIDLDAPGRSAVQLREWADGQADALGIPVVALEAYGYAAAVLARSRPGCGIGWTTVAGIARVESKHGSHGGSRLGSDGRVSPPIRGIPLDGSPGVARIVDERETARAGEPVYVRAEGPFQFLPETWQRWGVDANGDGVADPDNIDDAALTAARYLCASGGDLTTPEGWQRALLTYNQSTPYLNKVRLHAAAYSVGRKV; encoded by the coding sequence GTGCGTCCGAAGAAGGCCGGTGCTCGAACCGCTCGGAAGGTCCGCGCCGTCCTTATCGGCGTCGTCGCGGCGGCCGTCGTGCTGTCCGGTTGCGGGGAGGTAGAACACCTCCCGCCCATCCCGGAGGGGATCCCGCCGGGCGTGGGCACCCCCGTTCCCCCGATCGATCTCGACGCGCCCGGCCGCAGCGCCGTGCAGCTGCGCGAGTGGGCCGACGGGCAAGCCGACGCGCTCGGCATCCCGGTCGTGGCGCTGGAGGCCTACGGCTACGCCGCGGCCGTGCTCGCCCGGTCCCGGCCGGGCTGCGGCATCGGCTGGACCACGGTCGCGGGCATCGCGCGCGTGGAGAGCAAACACGGCAGTCACGGCGGTTCCCGCCTCGGGTCCGACGGCCGGGTGAGCCCGCCCATCCGCGGCATCCCGCTGGACGGATCGCCGGGTGTGGCGCGCATCGTCGACGAGCGCGAGACCGCCCGCGCCGGTGAGCCCGTCTACGTGCGTGCCGAGGGCCCGTTCCAGTTCCTTCCCGAAACGTGGCAGCGCTGGGGTGTCGACGCCAACGGCGACGGCGTGGCCGACCCGGACAACATCGACGACGCCGCCCTCACCGCCGCCCGCTACCTGTGCGCCAGCGGCGGCGACCTGACCACCCCGGAAGGCTGGCAGCGCGCGCTGCTCACCTACAACCAGTCCACTCCGTACCTGAACAAGGTCCGCCTCCACGCCGCCGCCTACAGCGTCGGCCGCAAGGTCTGA
- a CDS encoding peptide MFS transporter: MTGVAHPARRGAERTLFGHPIGLVNLFGVELWERFSFYGMLTILGYYLYYSATEGGLGLEKSTATGIVGAYGGLVYLSTVLGGWIADRVLGMERTVFYGGVVVVAGHLALAVIPDLAGVGVGLVLVALGSGALKANASSLVGTLYEKGDARSDGGFTLFYLGINIGSFIGPLITGLLQTHAGFHYGFGAAAIGMALGLTQYVVFRRNLGTHGRIVPNPLPRNGFGPVLGAVAALLVVLAVAVATGLLTLDNLSGATTGVIVIAAITYFAIMLSSSKVTPVERTRVRAFIPLFVANAVFWSLFQQIFTVLAVYSDERMNWSLFGWTAPSNWVGSAEPVWIIVLSPLFAILWTRLGDRAPTTPHKFAYGVIGMGAAFLLFVALAGFDGKTVPALLVFLVLGGFAVSELLLSPIGLAVTTRLAPEAFRAQMMALYFFSVALGTSMSGVLSKYYDPAHEIAYFGTTGLVAVAVGIVVYFFAPRVSRLMEGIH, translated from the coding sequence ATGACCGGAGTGGCCCACCCAGCGCGGCGGGGAGCCGAACGCACCCTGTTCGGGCACCCGATCGGCTTGGTGAACCTGTTCGGAGTCGAGCTGTGGGAACGGTTCTCGTTCTACGGCATGCTCACGATCCTCGGCTACTACCTGTACTACTCGGCCACCGAGGGCGGGTTGGGGCTGGAGAAGTCCACCGCCACAGGCATCGTCGGCGCCTACGGCGGCCTGGTGTACCTGTCGACCGTGCTGGGCGGCTGGATCGCCGACCGCGTACTGGGCATGGAGCGCACCGTGTTCTACGGCGGTGTCGTGGTGGTGGCGGGGCACCTCGCGCTGGCGGTGATCCCGGACCTGGCCGGTGTCGGCGTCGGCCTGGTGCTGGTCGCGCTGGGCAGCGGCGCGTTGAAGGCGAACGCCTCGTCGCTGGTGGGCACGCTCTACGAGAAGGGCGACGCGCGCTCGGACGGCGGCTTCACCCTGTTCTACCTCGGCATCAACATCGGCTCGTTCATCGGCCCGCTGATCACCGGACTGTTGCAGACCCACGCCGGTTTCCACTACGGCTTCGGCGCGGCGGCGATCGGCATGGCGCTGGGTCTGACCCAGTACGTGGTGTTCCGCCGCAATCTGGGCACGCACGGCCGCATCGTGCCGAACCCCCTGCCGCGCAACGGATTCGGTCCCGTGCTCGGGGCAGTCGCCGCGCTGCTGGTGGTGCTGGCGGTGGCCGTCGCGACCGGATTGCTGACGCTGGACAACCTCTCCGGCGCGACCACCGGTGTCATCGTGATCGCCGCGATCACCTACTTCGCGATCATGCTCAGCAGCTCGAAGGTGACACCCGTGGAACGCACCCGGGTGCGCGCGTTCATCCCGCTGTTCGTCGCCAATGCCGTGTTCTGGTCGTTGTTCCAGCAGATCTTCACCGTGCTCGCGGTGTACTCCGACGAGCGGATGAACTGGTCGCTGTTCGGTTGGACCGCGCCGTCGAACTGGGTCGGTTCGGCGGAGCCGGTCTGGATCATCGTGCTGTCGCCGCTGTTCGCGATCCTGTGGACCCGGCTGGGCGATCGCGCGCCGACGACGCCGCACAAGTTCGCCTACGGCGTGATCGGCATGGGCGCGGCCTTCCTGCTGTTCGTGGCGCTGGCCGGGTTCGACGGCAAGACGGTGCCGGCGCTGCTGGTGTTCCTCGTCCTGGGCGGCTTCGCGGTGTCGGAACTGCTGCTGTCGCCCATCGGCCTGGCGGTGACGACTCGGCTTGCGCCCGAAGCCTTCCGGGCCCAGATGATGGCGCTCTACTTCTTCTCCGTCGCGCTCGGCACCTCGATGTCCGGTGTGCTGTCGAAGTACTACGACCCCGCGCACGAGATCGCCTACTTCGGTACCACCGGCCTGGTCGCCGTCGCCGTGGGCATCGTGGTCTACTTCTTCGCTCCACGGGTCAGTCGCCTGATGGAGGGAATCCATTGA
- a CDS encoding DUF501 domain-containing protein, giving the protein MTEPASEADLEIVARQLGRPPRGVLGIAYRTPDGQPAVVRTAPRLPDGTPFPTLYYLTDPRLTAEASRQEATGVMKSMTERLGTDAELAAAYRAAHESYLAERDAIESLGTDFSGGGMPERVKCLHVLMAHALAKGPGVNPLGDEAVALAADNGLRGTAVPADWPKFVELHQGKDSDE; this is encoded by the coding sequence GTGACAGAGCCCGCCAGCGAGGCCGATCTGGAGATCGTCGCCCGGCAGTTGGGCCGTCCGCCGCGCGGTGTGCTCGGCATCGCCTACCGCACCCCGGACGGGCAACCGGCCGTCGTGCGAACCGCGCCGCGGTTGCCCGACGGCACGCCGTTCCCCACGCTGTACTACCTGACCGACCCCCGCCTCACCGCCGAGGCGAGTCGGCAGGAGGCGACCGGCGTCATGAAGAGCATGACCGAACGGCTCGGCACCGACGCCGAACTGGCCGCCGCCTACCGTGCCGCGCACGAGAGCTATCTGGCCGAGCGCGACGCCATCGAGTCGCTGGGCACCGATTTCAGCGGCGGCGGGATGCCGGAGCGGGTGAAGTGCCTGCACGTACTGATGGCGCACGCGCTGGCGAAGGGCCCGGGAGTGAATCCGCTCGGCGACGAGGCGGTCGCGCTGGCGGCCGACAACGGCTTGCGCGGTACCGCCGTTCCGGCAGACTGGCCGAAGTTCGTGGAGTTGCACCAGGGGAAGGACAGCGATGAGTGA
- a CDS encoding helix-turn-helix domain-containing protein: MIPDPGEFRVGSVDSLVAERGPTALRIAVGGQLRKLREQRGISREDAGEHIRGSHAKISRLELGRTGFKERDIRDLLTLYGVVDPEERESFLELVRTANRPGWWHRYSDLLPQWFETYIGLEHAAHSIRTFEAQLVPGLLQTEAYTRAVVELGHEEGEAARRVELRLRRQEVLDRPSAPTLWAIVDETVLHRPVGGNAVLREQLEHLVEMSARPNVTLQVLPYAAGGHAAVGSSFAILRFAEQELPDIVYIEQLTSALYLDSAKDLELYRRVMDRLSIQAAPTEKSRQMIKDAVASL; the protein is encoded by the coding sequence ATGATTCCGGATCCGGGTGAGTTTCGGGTCGGCAGTGTGGATTCGCTTGTGGCCGAGCGTGGTCCGACGGCGCTGCGGATCGCGGTCGGCGGGCAGCTGCGCAAGCTACGTGAGCAGCGCGGGATCAGCCGCGAGGACGCCGGCGAGCACATCCGCGGTTCGCACGCCAAGATCAGCCGTCTGGAACTGGGCCGCACCGGCTTCAAGGAACGCGACATCCGCGACCTGCTGACGCTGTACGGCGTCGTCGACCCCGAGGAGCGCGAGTCGTTCCTCGAACTCGTCCGCACGGCCAACCGGCCGGGCTGGTGGCATCGCTACAGCGACCTGCTACCGCAGTGGTTCGAGACCTACATCGGCCTCGAACACGCCGCGCACTCCATCAGAACCTTTGAGGCGCAACTGGTTCCGGGCCTGCTGCAGACCGAGGCCTACACCCGCGCCGTCGTCGAACTCGGCCACGAGGAGGGCGAGGCCGCCCGCCGGGTCGAGCTGCGCCTGCGTCGCCAGGAGGTCCTCGACCGGCCGAGCGCCCCGACGCTGTGGGCCATCGTGGACGAGACCGTGCTGCATCGCCCGGTCGGCGGCAACGCGGTGCTGCGCGAGCAGTTGGAGCATCTGGTCGAGATGTCCGCGCGGCCGAACGTGACGCTGCAGGTGCTGCCGTACGCCGCGGGCGGCCATGCGGCGGTGGGCAGTTCGTTCGCGATCCTGCGCTTCGCCGAGCAGGAGCTGCCCGACATCGTCTACATCGAACAACTGACCAGTGCGCTGTACCTGGACAGCGCGAAGGATCTGGAGCTGTACCGCCGTGTCATGGACCGGCTGAGCATCCAGGCCGCACCGACGGAGAAGTCGCGGCAGATGATCAAGGACGCCGTCGCGAGCCTGTGA
- the eno gene encoding phosphopyruvate hydratase, whose protein sequence is MAIIEQVGAREILDSRGNPTVEVEIALDDGTLTRAAVPSGASTGEHEAVELRDGGDRYGGKGVRKAVEGVLDEIAPAVIGLDAVEQRTVDQVLLDLDGTPDKSRLGANALLGVSLAVARAAAESSGLELFRYLGGPNAHVLPVPMMNILNGGAHADTSVDVQEFMIAPIGAPTFREALRWGAEVYHALKAELKSKGLNTGLGDEGGFAPDLPGGTREALDLIVASIQKAGYRVGSDVALALDVAATEFYTAGTGYKFEGSVRSAAEMTEFYGELLAAYPLVSIEDPLSEDDWDGWVSLTDQLGDKVQLVGDDLFVTNPERLEDGIEKGAANALLVKVNQIGTLTETLDAVELAHRNGYKSMMSHRSGETEDTTIADLAVAVGSGQIKTGAPARSERVAKYNQLLRIEDALGDSARYAGDVAFPRFVLEG, encoded by the coding sequence GTGGCCATCATCGAACAGGTCGGAGCTCGCGAGATCCTGGATTCGCGCGGTAACCCCACCGTCGAGGTCGAGATCGCTCTCGACGACGGCACCCTGACCAGGGCTGCGGTGCCGTCGGGGGCCTCCACCGGCGAGCACGAGGCCGTGGAGCTGCGCGACGGCGGCGACCGCTACGGCGGCAAGGGCGTGCGCAAGGCCGTGGAGGGCGTGCTCGACGAGATCGCCCCGGCCGTCATCGGTTTGGATGCCGTGGAGCAGCGCACCGTCGACCAGGTGCTGCTGGATCTGGACGGCACCCCCGACAAGTCCCGGCTGGGCGCCAACGCGCTACTGGGCGTGTCGCTGGCGGTGGCCCGCGCGGCCGCCGAATCCTCGGGCCTGGAGCTGTTCCGCTACCTCGGCGGCCCGAACGCGCATGTGCTGCCGGTGCCGATGATGAACATCCTCAACGGCGGCGCGCACGCCGACACCAGTGTCGACGTGCAGGAATTCATGATCGCCCCGATCGGCGCGCCGACCTTCCGCGAGGCGCTGCGCTGGGGCGCCGAGGTCTACCACGCCCTCAAGGCCGAGCTGAAGAGCAAGGGCCTCAACACCGGCCTGGGCGACGAGGGCGGTTTCGCCCCCGACCTGCCGGGCGGCACCCGCGAGGCGCTGGATCTGATCGTCGCGTCCATCCAGAAGGCCGGGTACCGGGTCGGCAGCGATGTGGCGCTGGCGCTGGACGTGGCGGCCACCGAGTTCTACACCGCCGGTACCGGTTACAAGTTCGAGGGCAGCGTCCGCTCGGCCGCGGAGATGACCGAGTTCTACGGTGAGCTGCTGGCCGCCTATCCGCTGGTGTCGATCGAGGACCCGCTGTCGGAGGACGACTGGGACGGCTGGGTCTCGCTCACCGATCAGCTCGGTGACAAGGTGCAGCTGGTCGGCGACGACCTGTTCGTCACCAACCCGGAGCGGCTCGAGGACGGCATCGAGAAGGGCGCCGCGAACGCGCTGCTGGTCAAGGTCAACCAGATCGGCACGCTCACCGAGACTTTGGACGCGGTCGAACTGGCCCACCGCAACGGCTACAAGTCGATGATGAGCCACCGTTCCGGCGAGACCGAGGACACCACCATCGCCGATCTGGCGGTCGCGGTCGGCAGCGGGCAGATCAAGACCGGCGCGCCGGCGCGCAGCGAGCGGGTGGCCAAGTACAACCAGCTGCTGCGCATCGAGGACGCGCTGGGTGATTCGGCCCGCTACGCCGGGGACGTCGCGTTCCCGCGCTTTGTTCTCGAGGGATAG
- a CDS encoding FAD-binding protein, with amino-acid sequence MHRIPSASPGELLRSGRPITLRGAGHSCGGQTVTDGELLVTYAPDTYARDIRDLGEGLIEVPSGASWHALERHLNQRGRSVPVLPNYLHMSVGGTLSVGGIGVTSVRHGMQTDHIERIRLIDGTGTGRWCSRTAHPELFRFALGGLGTVGLIERIVLRSAPYRRFAHVHRTRHRTLAELVEHTERIARSEDVDIYWASVRRHRFRSATGWTSDEPVRCATANCSTAPDLPFTWDREPERTADRVRLWTDYLVPVERLAPMVAAVEEYRLRPPLDRARTMLYLLIVRRPAAAVPFAFAPAATAPVSIGVGVYTWVDRDPSATAAVRGVFRDLLERCCELGGRPYLYGADELDDALAGRLYGADLSRLRRLRSAHRLDHVNAHLGLARAARAG; translated from the coding sequence GTGCATCGAATACCGTCCGCATCGCCCGGCGAGCTGCTCCGCTCGGGCAGACCGATCACCCTGCGTGGCGCGGGGCATTCCTGCGGCGGCCAGACCGTCACCGACGGCGAGCTTCTCGTCACCTATGCGCCCGACACCTACGCCCGTGACATCCGCGATCTGGGTGAAGGCCTGATCGAGGTGCCGTCGGGAGCGAGCTGGCACGCCCTCGAGCGACATCTCAACCAGCGCGGACGATCGGTTCCGGTGCTTCCCAACTACCTGCACATGTCGGTCGGTGGCACGCTGTCGGTCGGCGGTATCGGCGTCACCTCCGTGCGCCACGGCATGCAGACGGATCACATCGAACGCATCCGGCTGATCGACGGGACCGGCACCGGCCGGTGGTGCTCCCGCACAGCACATCCGGAGCTGTTCCGCTTCGCGCTGGGTGGGCTCGGCACCGTCGGGCTGATCGAGCGGATCGTGCTGCGGTCGGCGCCCTACCGTCGCTTCGCCCACGTGCACCGCACGCGCCATCGCACCCTCGCCGAACTCGTCGAGCACACCGAGCGAATCGCACGTTCCGAGGACGTCGACATCTACTGGGCGTCGGTGCGCCGCCACCGGTTCCGCTCCGCCACCGGCTGGACCTCCGATGAGCCGGTGCGCTGCGCCACCGCGAACTGCTCGACAGCGCCGGATCTGCCGTTCACCTGGGATCGTGAGCCGGAGCGGACGGCCGACCGCGTGCGTTTGTGGACCGACTACCTGGTACCCGTCGAACGGTTGGCGCCGATGGTCGCGGCGGTGGAGGAGTATCGGCTGCGGCCACCCCTCGATCGGGCCCGAACCATGCTCTATCTGCTGATTGTGCGCCGTCCCGCCGCCGCCGTCCCGTTCGCCTTCGCGCCTGCCGCGACTGCGCCCGTGTCGATCGGAGTGGGCGTCTACACCTGGGTCGATCGGGACCCGTCCGCCACCGCCGCCGTTCGCGGGGTGTTTCGCGACCTCCTCGAACGCTGCTGCGAATTGGGCGGGCGCCCTTACCTTTACGGTGCCGACGAGCTCGACGATGCCCTGGCCGGGCGGCTCTACGGCGCCGACCTGAGCCGGCTTCGGCGGCTGCGCTCCGCGCACCGGCTGGACCATGTCAACGCCCACCTCGGGCTCGCCCGGGCGGCGCGAGCCGGCTGA
- a CDS encoding MFS transporter, whose protein sequence is MTEVSGRATIGQAAGRGQIVAWGLWDWGSSAFQAVILTFVFSVYLTDTVGDDLPGGISASSWLGWALGLSGLFVAVTAPVSGQWFDATARRRLSLAVLTGLTIVLMAAMFFVHDDHRELWLGLLLLGLGSATFELAGVPYNAMLRQVSTPATVGRVSGFGWAMGYFGGILLLLICYFGFIAGDGDNRGLLDVPTHDGLNIRLVAVFAAVWFAAFAVPVLMAIPEVPRTTADPGAARAGFLASYLVLWRDLRELWRADRRTVAFLVASAVFRDGLAGVFTFGAVLAVRVYGIAEDDVLLFGIAANVVAALGAIVAGRFDDTIGPKAVIVVSLSAMLVCGAVLLVVSGPMLFWVFGLLLTVFVGPAQAASRSFLVRIAPPGREGQLFGLYTTTGRAVSFLAPSLFALWAWRFGSDRAGIVGLLLVLGVGLAALLGVRAPERRP, encoded by the coding sequence ATGACCGAGGTTTCGGGGCGGGCAACGATCGGGCAGGCCGCCGGGCGAGGGCAGATCGTGGCGTGGGGGCTGTGGGACTGGGGCTCCTCCGCGTTCCAGGCCGTGATCCTGACCTTCGTGTTCTCCGTCTACCTCACCGACACCGTCGGCGACGACCTGCCCGGCGGGATCTCGGCGAGTTCCTGGCTGGGCTGGGCGCTCGGACTGTCCGGTCTGTTCGTCGCGGTCACCGCGCCGGTCAGCGGACAGTGGTTCGACGCCACCGCCCGCCGCAGACTCTCGCTCGCCGTGCTGACCGGGCTCACGATCGTGCTGATGGCGGCCATGTTCTTCGTGCACGACGACCACCGCGAACTATGGCTGGGACTGCTGCTGCTCGGGCTCGGTTCGGCCACCTTCGAACTGGCCGGAGTGCCCTACAACGCGATGCTGCGCCAGGTCTCCACCCCGGCGACAGTCGGCCGGGTGTCCGGATTCGGCTGGGCGATGGGGTATTTCGGCGGCATCCTGCTGTTGCTGATCTGCTACTTCGGGTTCATCGCCGGTGACGGCGACAACCGTGGGTTGCTGGACGTGCCCACGCACGACGGGCTGAACATCCGGCTGGTCGCGGTGTTCGCGGCGGTCTGGTTCGCGGCCTTTGCCGTGCCGGTGCTGATGGCGATTCCGGAAGTGCCACGCACGACCGCCGACCCCGGGGCGGCGCGGGCCGGATTCCTCGCGTCCTATCTCGTGCTGTGGCGCGATCTGCGGGAACTGTGGCGGGCCGACCGGCGCACGGTCGCGTTCCTGGTGGCGAGCGCGGTGTTCCGCGACGGACTGGCCGGCGTGTTCACCTTCGGCGCCGTGCTGGCCGTGCGGGTGTACGGCATCGCCGAGGACGACGTGCTGCTGTTCGGGATCGCGGCGAACGTGGTGGCCGCGCTGGGCGCGATCGTCGCGGGCCGGTTCGACGACACCATCGGGCCCAAAGCGGTCATCGTGGTGTCGCTGAGCGCGATGCTGGTCTGTGGCGCCGTCCTGCTGGTCGTGTCGGGGCCGATGCTGTTCTGGGTGTTCGGACTGCTGCTCACCGTCTTCGTCGGCCCCGCGCAGGCCGCGTCGCGCAGCTTCCTCGTCCGGATCGCGCCGCCGGGCCGCGAAGGACAGCTGTTCGGCCTCTACACCACCACCGGTCGCGCCGTGTCCTTCCTGGCGCCGTCGCTGTTCGCCCTGTGGGCCTGGCGGTTCGGGTCCGATCGCGCGGGCATCGTGGGGCTGTTGCTGGTATTGGGCGTCGGTTTGGCGGCATTGCTGGGGGTGCGGGCACCCGAGCGGAGGCCGTGA
- a CDS encoding FtsB family cell division protein, with amino-acid sequence MTERRARGASPSGRGDRRTSRTTRSRPDKPVTGSTPAARTAAGKRAAQRRTATGGSRAARARAARDKHERKILGLSTGRAVILAAVLCALALTLAVPMRTYFSQRAEATQLAQERRELEDDLARLRDRRAQQQDPAYIKSEARDRLRLVMPGDTAYIVQVPGIEQPPVPAQATRERRPDPWYTELWRSMSTPQPAPQPDPAAVSPPTPEGAPR; translated from the coding sequence ATGACCGAGCGACGGGCGCGCGGTGCCAGTCCGTCCGGGCGCGGGGACCGCCGCACCTCGCGGACGACCCGGTCGCGTCCCGACAAGCCGGTCACCGGGTCCACCCCCGCGGCTCGCACCGCCGCCGGAAAGCGGGCCGCGCAGCGCCGCACCGCGACCGGAGGTTCGCGGGCGGCCCGCGCCCGCGCCGCCCGCGACAAGCACGAGCGCAAGATCCTGGGCCTGTCCACCGGCCGTGCGGTCATCCTGGCGGCCGTACTGTGCGCGCTGGCACTGACCCTGGCCGTGCCGATGCGCACCTACTTCAGCCAGCGGGCCGAGGCCACCCAGCTCGCCCAGGAGCGCCGGGAGTTGGAGGACGACCTGGCCCGCCTGCGCGATCGGCGTGCGCAGCAACAGGATCCGGCCTACATCAAGTCCGAGGCGCGCGATCGGCTGCGGCTGGTGATGCCCGGCGACACCGCGTACATCGTGCAGGTCCCCGGCATCGAACAACCGCCCGTCCCGGCCCAGGCCACCCGGGAGCGCCGGCCCGATCCCTGGTACACCGAGCTGTGGCGCAGCATGTCGACACCGCAACCCGCGCCGCAACCCGATCCCGCGGCCGTATCGCCCCCGACCCCCGAAGGAGCGCCCCGGTGA